CCCGAAGTATTAGCCCCGATTTTCTATCGAACTCGCCCTGTGATTGAAATTGGTTGGGAAATGCCGATTTTAATTCGAGCTTTGGTTTTGGGGATTTCGGAAACGGATATTTTACAGAATTGGTCAACAATTGCTCACAATATTGTCACGGAAGAACAATTAAAAGCGGAGGTGATGGGCCCTAATTTGGATGGGGTTCGAGATCAATGGATTAATAATGATTTGTCTGGTTGGTTAGGATTACATCGGTTTTATCCGGGTGTGATTGAACGAATTAAACCTCTAATTGAACAGTCTTTTCCTGTTTATATTATTACTACAAAGGAGGAGCGATTTGTGCGATCGCTTCTCCAACAACAAGGGGTTACAATTCCCGAAGGCCGAATTTTTGGCAAAGGTTATAAACGTCCGAAAGCCCAGATTTTACGCGAATTATTAACAACAATTGAACCGACTCCGAATATTTGGTTTATTGAAGATCGCTTACAAACGTTATTATCGGTGCAACAACAACCGGATTTAAACTCAGTACAATTATTTTTAGCAGATTGGGGCTATAATCTCCAAAAAGAACGAGATTTAACGTTAGAATATCCTAGAATTCATTTATTATCCCTGTCTCAATTTAGCCAGGAATTTTCAGATTGGTTAAATCGTTAAGCTTAAGCCCTGAAATTGCATTACCGATTTCTACCCCACAACCCGATAAACAAAATTCAATGTTGCCCAACGATTAATATCGAGGGCTAAATCATCAGTAACAATGCCCATTTTATCTAATATGGGTTGACTGCCTAGACTCAAATCTTGTAAAATTGAATCGGCAAGATCCAAAGGATTAGAGACTAAGTTAAACTTTAATATTCCCTCGTTTTTCTTGACATTTTTATCTAAATTTGTTAAAGTTGTTATGAAAGGATTTTGACTTAAAATAACGTGAGTTTCTGCTAATCCTGCTGGCCCTTTTACCAGTTCTCCAATAATTTCCGTTGAAGAATTTCCACTGTAAATAGTAGCTGGGGGTAAACTGAGGGATTTTCCGGCTGCAATTTCTTGTTGCTGAGGATCAAAAACCGAATTAAAAATATAAGTTTGTCCTTCACTATTGCAATAAAATAGAAGAAAATAAACCGGAAAATCTCCCTGATTTTGCAGTTGATATTGTAACCGACTTCCCACAGCAACCGTGACAATTCCTATAGTTTCTGAAGCTGAAATAATAGATTGATTTGAACTCGATTTAGAATTAACAGTTTGAGTGTTTTCTCGATTAACTTGATTGAGAATTCCCTGGGTTTCTCGTTTG
The sequence above is drawn from the Planktothrix serta PCC 8927 genome and encodes:
- a CDS encoding HAD family hydrolase, with protein sequence MINDKPTLLALDFDGVVCDGLLEYFETAWRSYCQLWSPPETVSPEVLAPIFYRTRPVIEIGWEMPILIRALVLGISETDILQNWSTIAHNIVTEEQLKAEVMGPNLDGVRDQWINNDLSGWLGLHRFYPGVIERIKPLIEQSFPVYIITTKEERFVRSLLQQQGVTIPEGRIFGKGYKRPKAQILRELLTTIEPTPNIWFIEDRLQTLLSVQQQPDLNSVQLFLADWGYNLQKERDLTLEYPRIHLLSLSQFSQEFSDWLNR